Below is a genomic region from Streptomyces sp. RPA4-2.
AGCAGCAGTCCGAACACGGTCGCGAGGGCGGCCGAGACGGCGGACAGCTTGACGCTGCCGACCAGGGCGGTGAGGTACGCGCCCTGGAGCGAGGCGGTCAGGTTGGCCGTGGTGTACGAAGTGGCACCGGTGGCCTGGTCCTTGAGCGTGAAGGCGCCGTTCAGCATGGCCAGGGCCGGGACCCCGAAGGCGATGGCGACGAAGGCGAGCAGCGGCAGGACGGCGAGCGGGCCGACGGCGCGGCGCCGCCGCTGCCGTGGGGCAGCGGCGGGCACCGTGTCGGCCTCGGTGAGGGCGACGGTCATCCGGAGACGGCCTTGCCCCAGCCCTGGGCGAGGATGCCCTTGGCCTTGTTCTGCTGGTCCTCGGTCGGGAAGCTCGGCGTGCCCGTGACCTTGGGGAGCCGGGCGGCGGCGGTCTTGTCGAGCGTGCCGGCCTTGTCCATGGCCGGCATCAGGGCCGGGCGGGCGTATCCCTTGACCCAGAGGTTCTGGCCCTCGGTGCTGTAGAGGTACTCCTGCCACAGGCGGGCGGCCGCCGGGTGCGGGGCGTCCTTGTTGATGGCCTGCGAGTAGTACTGGGAGAACTGACCGTCGGAGGGGACAGTGACCGTCCAGTCGAGGCCCTTGGAGTTGAACTCGTCGGCGTAGCCGGCGTTCAGGTAGTCCCAGTCGATGCTGATCGGCGTCTCGCCCTTCTCGACGGTGGCCGGGGTCGACTCGACGGGCGTGTAGTTGCCGCTCTTCTTCAGCTTGCCGAAGAAGTCGATGCCGGGCTGGATGTCGTCGAAGGAGCCGCCGTTGGCGAGGGCGGCCGCGTACACGCCGGCGAACGCCGAACCGGACTTGGTGGGGTTGCCGTTGAGGGCGACCTGGCCCTTGTACTGCGGCTTGAGCAGGTCGGCGAAGGTCTTGGGGCACTCCTTGACCTTCTTGGCGTCGCAGCCGATGGAGACGTAGCCGCCGTAGTCGTTGAACCACTGCCCCTTCGGGTCCTTCTGGGCCTCGGGGATGTCGGCGAACGAGGTGACCTGGTAGGGGGCGAGCAGGCCCTGCTGGGCGGCGCTCAGCGCGAACGAGCTGCCCAGGTCGAGGACGTCGGGGGCGCGGTCCTGGCCCTTGCGCGAGGTGACGGCGTTGATCTCGTCCTGGCTGGAGCCGGCCGGGTTCTCCACGTCGATCTTGATGCCGTACTTCTTGGTGAAGCCGTCGATCAGCGCGCCGTAGTTGGCCCAGTCACGGGGCAGCGCGATCGCGTGCAGCGTGCCCTCCTTCTTCGCCGCCTTCACGAGGGCGTCGAGACCACCGAAGTCCGCGGCGGAGGTCGCGGTGGCCGCGCTCTTGCCGTCGGCGGTGGTCGCCTTGTCGTCGGGGGCCGCGCCACAGGCGCTGAGGGCGAGGGCGGCGGCGACGGCGAGGCCGCCGGTGAGGACGGCGGTCCTCGGCAGGAACACGGTCACGGTCTCTCCAGGATTACGCACGAGGGTGTGATGGAGCGGAGAACTTGTCTGAACAAGTTGACCCCAGTAGGCCCGGCGCTGATGTCCTGTTCGTAAACTCTGGCGAAACCCTGAACCCCGATTCCCTGCACAATCCCGAGCTGCTCAGATCACCGTCAGATCTCGATTACGCTGGTCACGCTGTGCACAGCAGCCGGATCAGAGGGGAAGCATGGGGGCGCGACACGAGGAGATCGCCGACGAGCTGCGGCAGGCGATCGACCGCGAGGAGTACACGGTGGGCAGTCTGCTGCCCCCGGAGACGGACCTCGCGGCGCAGTACGGCGTGGCGCGCGGCACGGTCCGCCAGGCCGTCGCGGCCCTGACCGCCGAGGGCCTGATCGGGTCCCGCCAGGGCGCGCGCCGGGTGGTGCTGGCCAGCCGCCGCAGCCAGAGCTTCGCCGAACTGCGCAGCTTCGCCGAGTGGGCACGCACGATGGGGCGGGAGGCGACGGGACACGTGGTCGAGCAGACCTACCGTCCGGCGACCGCCGAGGATGCCGTGCGCCTCCAACTGCCCGAAGGCACCGCCGTGTTGCACGTACTGCGGGTGCGCGGCCTGGACGGTGAGCCGGTACTCCTGGAACGGACCGTGTACGCCGACTGGATCTCCCCCGCCGTCGAGCCCATCGAGCCCGACTGCCCCTCGGTGACCCAGCGGCTCTTCGAGGACACGGGCCTGGTCTTCGCCTATGGCGAGCACGTCATCGACGCGGTGGCGGCGGGTGCCCAGGACGCCGACCTCCTCGGCATCCGGCGCACCAGCCCCCTGCTCCGCGTCCGCCGCGTCACCACGACCCGCGAAGGACGCCCGGTGGAGTGGTCGGACGACCGCTACCGCTCGGACGCCGTGAGCTTCAGCGTGCACAACTCGATAGGGAACAACGCCATGGCGAGGAAGACGGCGGAGTAGAGGCGGAGTTGAGACGGACTCCCCGCGTCCTTCAGGGGCGCAGGCAACCCGCGCCCTTCAGGGGCGCGGGGAACTGCGCGACCAGCCACGGACCACCCGCAGCCGCCGCCCCGCCCCGGCCCCGCCCCTGGTCCCGGCCACAGGCCCTACGTGGGCGACCCCGAAGAGAACCTCCGCAGCAACGGCGAAAGCACCAGCACGGACTTCGTCCGCTCCACGAACGACTCCCCCGCGATCCGCTCCAGCACGCGCTCGAAGTGCCGCATGTCGGACGCGAAGACCTGGACGACCGCGTCCGCCTCCCCGGTGACCGTGGACGCGGCCACGACCTCCTGGTAGCGCTCCAGCCCACGCTGGATGGTCTCCGGCGAGGTGTTGCGCCGGCAGTAGATCTCGACGAAACCCTCCGTCTCCCAGCCGAGCGCGGCCGGGTCCACCCGTACGGTGAACCCCGTGATGGCCCCGGTCGCCCGCAACCGGTCCACCCTGCGTTTCACGGCCGGGGCGGACAGCCCGACCAGTTGGCCGATATCCGCGTAGGAGCGGCGGGCGTCCTCGGCGAGGGCGTGCACGATGCGTTCGTCGAGATCGTTCAGCACTGCGGGTGGTTCACTTCTCTACGGTGGCGATACGGGAGCGGCGGTAGCCGTAACTGAAGTAGAACACGAGCCCGGCGGCCATCCAGACTCCGAAGACCACCCAGGTGACGGCCGAGAGGCTGCCCATCATCCAGACGCAGAGCGCGAAGCCGATCGCGGGCAGCACCGGCGACAGCGGTACCCGGAAAGTGCGCCGCATGTCCGGGCGCGTCCGGCGCAGCACGACGACGGCGACGTTGACCAGCGCGAAGGCGAAGAGCGTTCCGATGCTGGTGGCGTCGGCCAGCCGGCCGAGCGGGATCGCGGCGGCCAGGACACCGCAGAACAGCGAGACGATCACGGTGTTGGCGCGGGGCGCGCCGGTCTTCGGGTGGACCCGTGAGAACACCTTGGGCACGAGTCCGTCGCGGGACATGGCGAAGAGGATGCGGGTCTGGCCGTAGAGCACGGTCAGGACGACGCTGGCGATCGCGATGACCGCGCCGGCCGCGAGCAGGGTGCCCCAGAAGGTCTGCCCGGTGACGTTCTTCATGATCTCGGCGAGGGCGGCCTCCGAGTCGTTGAACCGCCGCCAGGGCTTCGCGCCCACGGCGACGGCCGCGACGACGACGTACAGCGCCGTGACGATGACCAGCGAGAGCATGATCGCGCGGGGCAGGTCGCGCTGCGCGTTCTTCGCCTCCTCACCGGCCGTGGAGGCGGCGTCGAAGCCGATGTACGAGAAGAAGAGCGTGGCCCCGGCCGCGCTGACGCCCGCCATGCCGAGCGGCATGAAGTGTTCGTAGTTGCCGGACTTGAAGCCCTGGATGCCGATGGCGCAGAACAGCAGCAGCGCGACGATCTTCACGGCCACCATGACCGTGTTGGCGCGCGCGGACTCCTTGGCGCCGCCGAGCAGGAAGGCCATGGCGAGCAGGACGACGATCAGCGCGGGCAGGTTGAAGAGTCCGCCGTCCCCGGGCGGCGCGGAGAACGCGTCCGGGATGGTGACGCCGATGGTGCCGTCGAGCAGCTCGTTCAGGTACTCGCCCCAGCCGACCGCGACGGCGGCCACCGAGACGCCGTACTCCAGGACCAGGCACCAGCCGCAGATCCAGGCGATCAGTTCGCCCATCGTTGCGTACGCGTACGAGTACGAGGACCCGGCGACCGGGATGGTGCCCGCCAGTTCCGCGTACGAGAGGGCGGAGAAGAGCGCCGTGAGGCCCGCGATCACGAAGGAGAGGGTGACCGCGGGTCCGGCCTTGGGGACGGCCTCGCCGAGGACCACGAAGATCCCGGTGCCGAGCGTGGCACCGATGCTGATCATCGTCAGCTGCCAGAGGCCGAGGGAACGCCGCAGGCTGCCGCCTTCTCCCTGGCCTCCCTCGGCGACCAGGCGTTCCACGGGCTTGCGGCGCATCAGACGCGCGCCGACACCCGGGGACGGTGGGGCGGCCTGTGTACGGGACTGCGGGGGTGCGCCGGGATCGAGCACGCGCTGGCTCCTTCATCGCTGCCGGTCGGGAAGGCGGGGACCGGCGGCACCCCTGACAGGAGGGACCCACCGAGCGGGGTCCCCGCCACGCCATGTACAGCGCTCGACCCTATGAGCCAGGCCTTCACCGGCGTAATGCAGCAACCTTGCGCGTCTCCGCAAGATCATTGCGTTCATCCGGGCTGCGCGCGTGTTCGTTGCGCGGGCCCTTTCGATGGTCGTGCGCGCCGTCCCCGGCCCGTCGGAACGAGCCGGTGGCGGTCCCGGTCGGCCGCGCCGCCGGCCGGTGCGCGAACGCCGAACGGCCCGCGCGGGCGCACCGCGGGGCCGTTCGGAAGGGGTGCGGGTCAGCTCCAGCTGGCGTGCAGCGGCTTGCCCTCGGCGTACCCGGCGGCGCTCTGGATGCCGACGATGGCCTTCTCGCTGAACTCCTCCAGTGAGTTGGCGCCGGCGTAGGTGCAGGAGGAACGGACGCCCGCGATGATCGAGTCGATCAGGTCCTCGACACCCGGGCGGGCCGGGTCGAGGAACATCCGCGAGGTGGAGATGCCTTCCTCGAACAGGGCCTTGCGGGCGCGGTCGTAGGCCGACTCCTCGCTGGTGCGGTTGCGGACCGCGCGGGCGGAGGCCATGCCGAACGACTCCTTGTACAGCCGCCCGTTGGCATCCTGCTGGAGGTCGCCCGGGGACTCGTACGTCCCGGCGAACCAGGAGCCGATCATGACGTTGGACGCGCCGGCGGCCAGTGCCATGGCGACGTCGCGCGGGTGGCGGACCCCGCCGTCGGCCCACACGTGCTTGCCGTACTTCTTCGCCTCGGCGGCGCATTCCAGGACGGCGGAGAACTGGGGCCGGCCGACGCCGGTCATCATCCGGGTGGTGCACATGGCGCCGGGGCCGACACCCACCTTGATGATGTCCGCGCCCGCCTCGACGAGGTCCTTGACGCCCTCGGCGGCGACGATGTTGCCCGCCGCGATCGGGACGTGCGGGTCGAGCGCGCGCACGGTCCTGATCGCGCTGATCATCGACTCCTGGTGGCCGTGCGCCGTGTCGATGACGAGGGTGTCGACGCCCGCGTCGAGGAGCTGCTTGGCCTTGCCCGCGACGTCGCCGTTGATGCCGACGGCGGCGGCGATGCGCAGCCTGCCGTTCGCGTCGGTGGCCGGGGTGTAGAGCGTGGCGCGCAGGGCGCCCTTGCGGGTGAGGATGCCGGCGAGCCTGCCGTCCCGGTCGACGGCGGGGGCGTAGCGGCGGTTGGCCCCGTCCAGCTTGTTGAACGCCTCGCGCGGCTCGATGTCGGCGTCGAGCAGCAGCAGGTCCCGGGACATGACCTCGGAGAGCTGGGTGAAGCGGTCCACGCCGGTCAGGTCGGTGTCGGTGACCACGCCGACCGGGCGGCCGTCCTCGTCCACGACGACGCCCGCGTTGTGCGCGCGCTTGGGCAGCAGCGCGAGGGCGTCGGCGACCGTCTGGTGAGGGGCGAGGATGATCGGGGTGTCGAGCACCAGGTGGCGTCCCTTGACCCAGGTGACGACCTCGGTGACGACCTCGATCGGGATGTCCTGCGGGATGACGACGAGGCCGCCGCGGCGGGCGACGGTCTCGGCCATCCGGCGGCCGGCGATGGCGGTCATGTTGGCCACGACCAGCGGGATCGTGGTGCCCGTCCCGTCCGGGGCGGCGAGGTCCACGCCCTGTCGGGAGCCGACCGCCGAGCGGCTGGGCACCATGAAGACGTCGTCGTACGTCAGGTCGTACGGGGGCTGGATGTCGTTGAGGAAACGCACGTGCTGCACATCCCGGTCGATCAGAGGTGGCCCCCGGACAGGTCAGCCAGGGGGAAAGCACGTACTTCATTGTCCCATGGCGGCCCTGGTGAGATACCCAGACACATCATCCAGGCCGGCCGGTGGGGCCGTCGTCGGATCCTCCAAGAGCGAGGACGACCTGGAGCGCCCCCGCGGTGCCCCGCCCGTGGTCGGTGGCCTCGGAGAACACCTCCTGCGCGATGCCCCAGTCCCGTGGCGCCGCTCGGGCGAATTCCCGCCAGCCGGTGACGACGAGCAGCCGTCCACGGGCGGGCGGGGCCCAGGACAGGTCTCCGAGGCAGTCGGCGAGGGCGTCCCAGTTCCGCCCGAACCAGTCCGGCAGGTCGAGGGCGCGGGCGCAACGGTCCATGAACGCGGCTTTGCCGGTGACCCCGGTGAGGTCGAGCCGGACATGGGCCCAGCCGGCGGCGGCCAGGACGTCCGCGAGGGTTCCGTCGGTCATCTCAACACCGCCCGGAAGGACTCGTAGTGATCATCGGTGTAGTAGATCTCACCGGCCTGCCCGGTGACAATGCGCCGGGCTCCCCGGTCCCGTTCGCCGGGCGTCCGGACGGTGTACTCGTGGTAGTAGCCACGCTGGTGGAGCGGCAGCATCCGCTCGAAGTTGCCGAAGACGACGCCGTCCCTGGCGTACGGGAAGGGGCCGCCGCGGTCGATGAGGGCGAGGGTCGCGCGGGCCTCGGCGGGGAGCCTGGCCTCCCGCACGGTGCCCATGCCCCGGGCCCAGCCGGGCGCCGCGGAGGCGCCGGGGGCGGTGTCCGCCGGGGAAGCGGACGGGGGTGCGGAGGAGCACCCCGTGAGCAGGACCGCCAGGCAGAGGAGGAGACCCGCGACGAGCCGGGGCACGGACCGCGACAGCATGGCGTCGACGCCGCCACGGCCGGCCGCGCGCGGCGCGCGTAAGGGGCCCGGTGAGCCCCTCACGGGCCCTCTGCCGTCCGTGGGGCACGACGGGGCACCCGAGGGGACACGGCGGGGTCCGAGGGCGCGGTGAGCCCGCGTGGGGTCACGGCCCGTCCGGGTCCTGGCGGGTCAGCGCCGGGCGCGGTGCCGGGCCCGCCGTCATCAGGTAGTCCGCGGCCGAGGTGTCCGTCACCAGGCTGGTGACGAGTCCGGAGCGCAGCACGGCGTCGATCGCGGCCGCCTTGCGCTGTCCGCCCGCGATCGCGACGACCTCGGGGATACGGCGCAGCCGGTCGGTCTCGACGGTGATGCACCGCTCGCCCAGGTCCCGGCCGACCCGCCGGCCCTCGGAGTCGAACAGGTGCGCGGACATCTCGGCGGCGACGCCGAGGGACGCGTAGTGGGCGCGTTCCTCGTCGCTGAGCATGTCGTGCACCGTCGAGATGCCGGGCTCCCAGGAGCCGATCGAGACACAGGCGACGGTGACCTTGTCGAAGTACTCGAAGGCGCGCGCGATCCCCGTCTGGTTGCGCAGCGCGGCCGCGGTCGCCGCGTCGGGCAGCAGCATCGGCGCGTAGATGGGGTGGGCGTCCCCGCCCGACACCTGGGCGGCGCGGCGCACCGCCTCCACCGAACCGCGCTCGGCGGTCCCCGCGTCGTACACGCCCGTCAGCTGCACCACCGTGCACGGCGGCAGCCGGTCGAGCGCCGCGGCCATGTGAATGGTGGAGCGGCCCCACGCGAGGCCGAGGACATCGCCCTCGTTGACGAGCTCACCGAGCAGGTCGGCGGCCACCTCTCCGAGGTTCTCGGGGTCGGGCGACTCCTCGGCGTCGGCCGGGGACTCGACCACCACGGCGTGCCGGAGGCCGTAGCGGGCGCGCAGCGCGTCGGAGCGCTCCGCGTCCAGCTCGGCCGGCACGCGGATCTCGATCCGCACGAGATCCCGTTCGAGAGCGGTCTCCAGGACCCTGGCCACCTTGAAGCGGCTGACGCCGAACTCCTCGGCGATCTGGATCTTGGATTTGCCCTCGAGGTAGAAGCGGCGGGCCATGGCCGCCGCCTGGACCAGCTCAGCGGGTCCCATCCGCATCGCTGACCGGCCCGCCGACATACCCGACACGGCGATCTCCTCACTGCTGTTCACACTCTGGATTCGCCGTTCATCCTTGCAGATCCGGCGTACTTGATCAGCCCAGATGGGCGGCGTTCACGTTCCCTTGGTTCAGTGGTCGCACGCCCACGCCGCATGAGCCGTCGCCTCCTGCGCCTGGGTGCGCAATGCACGTACCGCCTGGGCCGGGTCCGATGCCCCGTAGACCGCCGATCCGGCCACGAAAACGTCCGCGCCCGCCTCCGCGCACCGCTCGATGGTGGAGGCCGAGACCCCGCCGTCGACCTGGAGCCAGAGTTCGAGTCCGTGCTTGCTGATCAGCTCACGGGTGCGGCGGATCTTCGGAAGCATGATGTCCAGGAACGCCTGGCCCCCGAAGCCCGGCTCCACCGTCATGATCAGCAGCATGTCGAGCTCGGGCAGCAGATCCTCGTACGGCTCGATGGGGGTCGCGGGCTTGAGCGCCATGGAGGCGCGGGCGCCCATGGCCCGGATCTCGCGGGCGAGCCGCACCGGCGCCGCGGCCGCCTCGACGTGGAAGGTGACGGAACCCGCACCCGCTTCGACGTACTGGGGCGCCCACCGATCGACGTCCTCGATCATCAGATGGCAGTCCAGCGGCGTGTCCGTCGCACGGACCAGGGATTCCACGACCGGCACCCCGAGCGTGAGGTTCGGTACGAAGTGGTTGTCCATGACGTCGACATGGAGCCAGTCCGCTCCCTGTACCGCCTGTGCCTCCTGGGCGAGGCGGGCGAAGTCGGCGGAGAGAATGCTGGGGTTGATCTGCACGGCCATGCCCCAAGACTGCCATGCTCGGCACCGGTTGCTCTCCCCGGTCCGGAACGGGGCCGTCGCGGAGCTGCCGCACGGTGGTCCGCCCTGCCGTTCCGGGCCGCCCGCGGGTCCCGTCCGTCATGGCCTCGAGGGCAGCCATGACGGCCGGGACAGGGTCGGCGGGTCAGCGGGACGGGGCTCAGGAGGTCCGTCTGATCAGCGCCAGGTACATCGCGTCCGTCCCGTGCAGATGCGGCCACAGCTGGATGTCGGGGCCGTCGCCGAGCGCCGGTACGTCCGGGAGCAGCGGACGGGCGTCGAGCAGTTCGGCGGAGCCGTTCTCGTAGTGCTTGAGCACGTCGTCAACGACCGCGCGGGTCTCCGCGAGGTGCGGCGAGCAGGTCGCGTATCCGACGACGCCGCCGATCCGGACGGAGTCGAGCGCGGTGCGCAGCAGCCCGCGCTGCAACGACGCGAAACCGTCGAGGTCCTCCGGGCGGCGCCGCCAGCGCGCCTCGGGACGGCGCCGCAGGGCACCGAGGCCGGTGCAGGGCACGTCCATGAGGACACGGTCGAACGTGCCGGGCAGCCACGGCGGACGGGTGCCGTCGGCGGCGATCACCTGGTACGGGCCGGGGTTCCCGGCCAGCGCCTTGGCGACGAGCCCGGCCCGGTGCGGCTGCTTCTCCGAGGCGAGCAGCACGGCGCCGCGCTCGGCGGCGAGCCCGGCGAGCATGGCGGCCTTGCCGCCGGGGCCCGCGCAGCCGTCCAGCCAGGCCCTGTCGGGTCCGTCGAGCGGCGCGTTCGCGAGGGCGAGGGCCACCAGCTGGCTGCCCTCGTCCTGGACACCCGCACGACCCTCCCGTACGGCGTCGATGGCACCCGGTTCGCCGCCCTCGCTGAGCCGCACGGCGTACGGCGACCAGCGCCCCGGCAGGGCGGACTCCTCACCCAGGGCACCGAGGAGTTCGCCCGCGGTGGAGCGGCCGGGCCGGGCGACGAGGGTCACCTCGGGCCGCTCGTTGTCGGCCTCCAGCAGATCCTCGATGCCGGCCCGCCCGCCGCCGAGCGAGTCCCACAGTGCGGAGACGACCCAGCGCGGGTGCGAGTGCACGACGGCCAGATGGTCCTCGGGGTCGTCGTCGTAGGGCGGCGCGACCTGCTCCAGCCAGCCGTCGAGATCCTGCCGCGCGACCTTGCGCAGCACCGCGTTGACGAACTTGGCGCGCCCGTCGCCGAGCACGACGCGGGCGAGTTCGACCGAGGCGGACACGGCGGCGTGCGTCGGGATGCGTGTCCCGAGCAGCTGGTGGACGCCGAGGCTGAGGACGTCCAGCACCGGCGGGTCGACCTCGCGCAGCGGCCGGTCGACACAGGCCGAGATGACGGCGTCGTACGTGCCCTGCCGACGCAGCGTCCCGTACACGAGTTCGGTCGCCAGGGCCGCGTCCCGCCCGTCGAAGTCGCCCTTCTCCCGCGCCTTGCGCAGCAGCGGGGGCAGGACGAGGTTGGCGTACGCGTCCCGCTCGTCCACGGCCCGCAGCGCCTCGAAGGCGAGGAAGCGGACCGGGTCCTTCTGGGGGCGGCGGTAGGGCTTGCCGGGCTTGCTCGGCCGACGGGACTGCTCACTCACGAAAAAGGTGCTCCGGATCCAGGAAAGGTGCGTCCGTCCAGCGTACGCCGCGGGGTGAAACCCGGCGCCGGGCGCTCCGCGTGACCGGGGGGCGCTCGCCGTGGCCGGGGCCGTGCGCACCACGTGGCCGGGGGCCGGGAGCTCCGCGTGGCCGGGGCTGTGGGAGTGCCGGGTGTACCAGGCCTGGCGGGGGCCGGGCGGGACGAGGACAGGCTCTGGGCAGGCCCGACCGGGCGGGACCGGGGCGAGTCCGGCCGGGCGAGCCGGCCGGGGGCGCAACAACCGGGCCGATGCCGCACCCCAGTGCGACGCCGAGCGCCGGCCGACGAACGGGCCCATCGGCGGCGCCAAGCCCCTCCGCGACAACCTGGCCCAGTGCGACGGCAAGCCCCGGCCGCAACCAGATCCGGTGCGGTGCCGAGCTCCGGTCGGGCGACGGGCTCCGGCGCGATCGCCCCGACGGCGCTCAGACCCCGAGTGCCTCTCCGGAGGAGATACGCACGCCACGTGCCCAGTCCGCCGCGCGCATCGGCTTCTTGCCCTGGGCCTGGACCCAGAGCAGTTCGACGGCGTACGAACCGGTTCCGACGTACACGTTGTTCTTCCCGACGGACAGCTCGCCCGGGGCGAGGTCGGCACGCTCGGGCACCGGCGCGGCCTGTACGAGCTTGAGCCGCTCGCCGCGGAAGACGGTCCACGCACCCGGCGCCGGGGTGCAGCCGCGGACCACCCGGTCCACGCGCAGCGCCGGTGCGGACCAGTCGACGTGGGCGTTCTCGACGGAGATCTTCGGCGCCAGGGTGATGCCGTCGGCCGGCTGCGGTACCGCCTTCAGGGTGCCGTCCTCGATACCGTCCATGGTCGCGAGGAGCAGCCCGGAACCGGCGAAGGCCAGCCGGGTCAGCAGGTCCCCGCTGGTGTCGGTGGGCCGGACCTCCTCGGTGACGGTCCCGTACACGGGGCCCGAGTCGAGCCCCTCCTCGATGAGGAAGGTGGACGCACCGGTGATCTCGTCGCCCGCCATCACCGCGTGCTGCACCGGGGCGGCGCCGCGCCAGGCGGGCAGCAGCGAGAAGTGCAGGTTGACCCAGCCGTGGGCGGGGACGTCGAGGGCGACCCGGGGCAGCAACGCCCCGTAGGCCACCACGGGACAGCAGTCGGGTCCGATCTCCCGAAGACGCGCCAGGAACCCCTCGTCCCGCGGCCTGGCCGGCTTCAGCACCTCGATCCCGGCCTCCGCCGCGCGCTCGGCGACCGGGCTCGCGACGAGCCGGCGCCCCCGCCCGGCGGGCGCGTCGGGCCGCGTGACGACGGCGGCCACCTCGTGCCGCCCAGAGGCGATCAGGGCGTCCAGTGCGGGAACGGCGACCTCGGGGGTACCTGCGAAGACGAGCTTCATGGGTGGCGGTTGGCCTCTCGGGCGGGAACTCTTCAGACCCCGCGAGCACGCCGGCGGGGCCGAGGTACGGGGCGGCGCACCAGTCTATGCGTCGCGGGGTCACCGGGCTCGGGCGCTGTCCGGACATCCCGCGCCCCGACGCCGGCTCCAACGCCCGTACCGCCGGGACCCGCACCGTCGGCGGTCCCACGTCCCGCACAGGACGTGCGGGCCGTGATCGCCGCCGTACGGGCCATGCGGGCCGTGCGCACCGGGGGCGTACGCCCCCCGACGCGCCCTCTGCATATGCCCCTACGCCCCCGCAGCGTGACCACTCACCCAAAAACGCGTTGGTCAAGAGAGAGTTGACCACCCACGGGCCGTGATCGCGGCCCGATCCTTTTCAACGCCGGTTCGAGAGGCTTGTTCATGGCCGACCACGCAACCCACGACGCCCAGGCTCGGGCCAGCCTGCACTTGCTGGTGCGGGACATCGAGCGGGTCCGCCGGCAGGTGGACGCACTGCGCACGCTCACCGCCCAACTGGGCAACGTCTACCGCCCGCGCCGCTCCGGCCCCGCCACGGGCTTCGTCGTCTACGGGCGCGCCCCCGCCCCGACCGTCCGCCTCGCCCAGGAGCTGCGCGACAGCGTCGAGACACTGGTCACGGCCGCCGTGGACTTCGACCGCTCGCTGGGCTTCTCGTGGGACGCGGTGGGCTCGGCCCTCGGGGTCACCAAGCAGGCGGTGCACCGCCGTTACGGCGCCCGTCGCGCCGCCGCCCAGGCCGCCGCGGAGGCCGAGCGCGCCAC
It encodes:
- a CDS encoding ABC transporter substrate-binding protein, whose amino-acid sequence is MTVFLPRTAVLTGGLAVAAALALSACGAAPDDKATTADGKSAATATSAADFGGLDALVKAAKKEGTLHAIALPRDWANYGALIDGFTKKYGIKIDVENPAGSSQDEINAVTSRKGQDRAPDVLDLGSSFALSAAQQGLLAPYQVTSFADIPEAQKDPKGQWFNDYGGYVSIGCDAKKVKECPKTFADLLKPQYKGQVALNGNPTKSGSAFAGVYAAALANGGSFDDIQPGIDFFGKLKKSGNYTPVESTPATVEKGETPISIDWDYLNAGYADEFNSKGLDWTVTVPSDGQFSQYYSQAINKDAPHPAAARLWQEYLYSTEGQNLWVKGYARPALMPAMDKAGTLDKTAAARLPKVTGTPSFPTEDQQNKAKGILAQGWGKAVSG
- a CDS encoding GntR family transcriptional regulator, whose translation is MGARHEEIADELRQAIDREEYTVGSLLPPETDLAAQYGVARGTVRQAVAALTAEGLIGSRQGARRVVLASRRSQSFAELRSFAEWARTMGREATGHVVEQTYRPATAEDAVRLQLPEGTAVLHVLRVRGLDGEPVLLERTVYADWISPAVEPIEPDCPSVTQRLFEDTGLVFAYGEHVIDAVAAGAQDADLLGIRRTSPLLRVRRVTTTREGRPVEWSDDRYRSDAVSFSVHNSIGNNAMARKTAE
- a CDS encoding Lrp/AsnC family transcriptional regulator, which gives rise to MLNDLDERIVHALAEDARRSYADIGQLVGLSAPAVKRRVDRLRATGAITGFTVRVDPAALGWETEGFVEIYCRRNTSPETIQRGLERYQEVVAASTVTGEADAVVQVFASDMRHFERVLERIAGESFVERTKSVLVLSPLLRRFSSGSPT
- a CDS encoding amino acid permease, which codes for MLDPGAPPQSRTQAAPPSPGVGARLMRRKPVERLVAEGGQGEGGSLRRSLGLWQLTMISIGATLGTGIFVVLGEAVPKAGPAVTLSFVIAGLTALFSALSYAELAGTIPVAGSSYSYAYATMGELIAWICGWCLVLEYGVSVAAVAVGWGEYLNELLDGTIGVTIPDAFSAPPGDGGLFNLPALIVVLLAMAFLLGGAKESARANTVMVAVKIVALLLFCAIGIQGFKSGNYEHFMPLGMAGVSAAGATLFFSYIGFDAASTAGEEAKNAQRDLPRAIMLSLVIVTALYVVVAAVAVGAKPWRRFNDSEAALAEIMKNVTGQTFWGTLLAAGAVIAIASVVLTVLYGQTRILFAMSRDGLVPKVFSRVHPKTGAPRANTVIVSLFCGVLAAAIPLGRLADATSIGTLFAFALVNVAVVVLRRTRPDMRRTFRVPLSPVLPAIGFALCVWMMGSLSAVTWVVFGVWMAAGLVFYFSYGYRRSRIATVEK
- a CDS encoding GuaB1 family IMP dehydrogenase-related protein, with protein sequence MRFLNDIQPPYDLTYDDVFMVPSRSAVGSRQGVDLAAPDGTGTTIPLVVANMTAIAGRRMAETVARRGGLVVIPQDIPIEVVTEVVTWVKGRHLVLDTPIILAPHQTVADALALLPKRAHNAGVVVDEDGRPVGVVTDTDLTGVDRFTQLSEVMSRDLLLLDADIEPREAFNKLDGANRRYAPAVDRDGRLAGILTRKGALRATLYTPATDANGRLRIAAAVGINGDVAGKAKQLLDAGVDTLVIDTAHGHQESMISAIRTVRALDPHVPIAAGNIVAAEGVKDLVEAGADIIKVGVGPGAMCTTRMMTGVGRPQFSAVLECAAEAKKYGKHVWADGGVRHPRDVAMALAAGASNVMIGSWFAGTYESPGDLQQDANGRLYKESFGMASARAVRNRTSEESAYDRARKALFEEGISTSRMFLDPARPGVEDLIDSIIAGVRSSCTYAGANSLEEFSEKAIVGIQSAAGYAEGKPLHASWS
- a CDS encoding barstar family protein; amino-acid sequence: MTDGTLADVLAAAGWAHVRLDLTGVTGKAAFMDRCARALDLPDWFGRNWDALADCLGDLSWAPPARGRLLVVTGWREFARAAPRDWGIAQEVFSEATDHGRGTAGALQVVLALGGSDDGPTGRPG
- a CDS encoding ribonuclease domain-containing protein, which gives rise to MLSRSVPRLVAGLLLCLAVLLTGCSSAPPSASPADTAPGASAAPGWARGMGTVREARLPAEARATLALIDRGGPFPYARDGVVFGNFERMLPLHQRGYYHEYTVRTPGERDRGARRIVTGQAGEIYYTDDHYESFRAVLR
- a CDS encoding sugar-binding transcriptional regulator, which translates into the protein MNSSEEIAVSGMSAGRSAMRMGPAELVQAAAMARRFYLEGKSKIQIAEEFGVSRFKVARVLETALERDLVRIEIRVPAELDAERSDALRARYGLRHAVVVESPADAEESPDPENLGEVAADLLGELVNEGDVLGLAWGRSTIHMAAALDRLPPCTVVQLTGVYDAGTAERGSVEAVRRAAQVSGGDAHPIYAPMLLPDAATAAALRNQTGIARAFEYFDKVTVACVSIGSWEPGISTVHDMLSDEERAHYASLGVAAEMSAHLFDSEGRRVGRDLGERCITVETDRLRRIPEVVAIAGGQRKAAAIDAVLRSGLVTSLVTDTSAADYLMTAGPAPRPALTRQDPDGP